From the genome of Varibaculum prostatecancerukia, one region includes:
- a CDS encoding HNH endonuclease gives MPSKPKRPCSAPGCPELTRERFCQLHAKKADKNYRKFQRDPRINKRYGARWRKIRAAYIAQHPLCEDCLEKGVTTPVQEVHHVLPLDHGGSHDFSNLRSLCKPCHSRQSALDGDRWRQALQVYTY, from the coding sequence GTGCCAAGCAAACCAAAACGTCCCTGCTCTGCGCCTGGCTGTCCCGAACTAACCCGCGAAAGGTTCTGCCAGCTCCACGCCAAAAAGGCAGACAAGAACTACCGTAAGTTTCAACGTGACCCGAGAATCAACAAGCGTTACGGTGCGCGCTGGCGCAAGATCCGCGCTGCTTACATCGCGCAGCATCCTTTGTGCGAAGACTGCCTGGAAAAAGGAGTGACCACCCCAGTTCAGGAAGTCCACCACGTCCTACCCTTAGACCATGGCGGCAGCCACGACTTTTCTAACCTGCGCAGCCTGTGCAAACCCTGCCACTCCAGGCAGAGCGCGTTAGACGGTGACAGATGGAGACAAGCCCTTCAGGTCTACACCTACTAG
- a CDS encoding SNF2-related protein: MRYKPHNYQTQATGFIINHDEAAVFLGMGLGKSVIALTAIWQLVLDYFLVQRVLVIAPLRVARDTWPQEAAKWDHLTGLTLAVAVGSKQDRLHALAKLAMVTVINRENVPWLVAHYGAAWPFDMVVIDELSSFKNHRAKRFATLVKMRPYVSRWVGLTGTPASNGLMDLWAQFRLLDGGSRLGRYITRFRDRWFVPDKRGGMQVFTYKPRAGAEDEIYEAISDMTLSMRTTDHLTLPELTLTTTKVKLADQESAAYERLEQDLMIELDGQVVDAANAAVLSGKLLQLASGAIYDENGDAIAVHDAKLDALEDLVEAANGQNLLVAYWYKHDLERIIERFPQARLLKTAEDIAAWNNGEINLGLIHPACAGHGLNLQAGGHLLIWFSLTWSLELYQQTNARLYRQGQTQPVTITHLVAEKTLDEAVLTALDAKNLTQTALIEAIKTQLANHSR, translated from the coding sequence ATGCGCTACAAGCCGCATAACTACCAAACCCAGGCAACGGGTTTCATCATCAACCATGACGAAGCCGCAGTGTTCTTAGGTATGGGTTTAGGAAAAAGCGTCATTGCGCTGACCGCGATCTGGCAGCTTGTCCTCGACTACTTCCTCGTACAGCGAGTGCTAGTAATCGCGCCGCTACGCGTGGCACGCGATACCTGGCCACAAGAAGCAGCCAAGTGGGATCACCTTACGGGGCTGACGTTGGCGGTAGCCGTCGGATCAAAACAAGACCGCCTTCACGCGTTAGCTAAGTTAGCAATGGTGACGGTGATTAACCGGGAAAACGTGCCCTGGCTGGTTGCCCACTACGGCGCGGCCTGGCCTTTCGACATGGTCGTCATTGACGAACTCTCCAGCTTCAAAAACCACCGTGCAAAGCGCTTCGCCACGCTGGTGAAGATGCGACCCTATGTAAGCCGTTGGGTTGGGTTAACCGGAACCCCAGCCTCTAATGGCTTGATGGATCTATGGGCACAGTTCCGACTCCTAGATGGCGGTAGCCGTTTAGGGCGCTATATCACCCGGTTTAGGGATCGCTGGTTCGTACCTGATAAACGCGGCGGCATGCAAGTGTTTACCTATAAACCGCGAGCAGGCGCTGAGGACGAGATCTATGAGGCCATCTCGGACATGACATTGTCGATGCGCACCACTGACCACCTCACTTTGCCTGAGCTGACGCTAACAACCACGAAGGTAAAACTCGCCGATCAAGAGTCGGCAGCATATGAGCGTCTAGAGCAGGATTTAATGATTGAGCTAGACGGGCAAGTAGTGGATGCGGCTAACGCGGCAGTCCTATCTGGAAAACTCCTACAACTGGCAAGCGGGGCTATCTACGACGAAAACGGAGATGCCATTGCTGTTCATGACGCGAAGCTGGATGCACTCGAAGATTTGGTTGAGGCGGCGAACGGGCAAAACCTCCTCGTTGCCTACTGGTACAAACACGACCTGGAACGCATCATCGAGCGCTTCCCGCAAGCCCGGCTCCTAAAGACCGCTGAGGATATAGCAGCTTGGAACAACGGAGAGATCAATCTCGGTTTGATTCACCCGGCCTGTGCCGGCCATGGCCTGAATCTACAAGCAGGCGGGCACCTACTCATCTGGTTCTCCCTGACCTGGAGTCTGGAGCTGTATCAACAAACCAACGCCCGGCTTTACCGGCAAGGCCAAACCCAGCCGGTAACGATCACTCACCTGGTCGCTGAAAAAACCCTCGATGAAGCAGTACTTACAGCCCTAGACGCCAAGAACCTCACCCAGACCGCCTTGATCGAGGCAATCAAAACACAACTGGCAAACCACTCTAGATAA
- a CDS encoding VRR-NUC domain-containing protein, which produces MKEKHLENELKKSVESIGGICWKLVCPGVTGVPDRICLKSGRVVFAEVKAPGAKPRPIQNRRIKQLQGQGFQVFVVDSVDGIAEVANALQAA; this is translated from the coding sequence ATGAAAGAAAAACACCTAGAAAACGAACTGAAGAAATCAGTCGAAAGCATCGGCGGGATCTGCTGGAAACTCGTGTGCCCCGGCGTCACTGGTGTCCCAGATCGGATCTGTCTGAAGAGCGGACGAGTTGTTTTCGCTGAAGTAAAAGCACCAGGAGCCAAACCTAGACCAATCCAGAATCGCCGTATCAAGCAGCTGCAAGGTCAAGGCTTCCAAGTCTTCGTGGTAGACAGCGTGGATGGGATTGCGGAGGTGGCAAATGCGCTACAAGCCGCATAA
- a CDS encoding phage/plasmid primase, P4 family — protein sequence MHPFTLYATDMAGKQTNSHYPNRHEITSGPDLEMAVCFDHVAATYKGNHRSSANFLVSDCVVMDIDNDHTENPNEWVTPESLSEVMAGVEFMTATSRNHMRIKGGECARPRFHVYYPISKIGDASEYAGMKKRLAARFDFFDHNALDAGRFIYGNPTAEVHVFEGGQLLDEWIAAADEQDMFAAFDAATIAIGEGSRNATLSRFAGRVLIRYGNTAQARELFDRKATLCDPPLPDAELGLIWDSACKFAAKVAAEPGYVPPEVYEQLTSLRPDDFTDVGQATILAGEYADRICYSPATAWMAYDKGVWEENEPKAQHVVQELTSRQIEQAQKELDTATQQASRLGVTAMLVAMSKAKALSAFTREQSQVYQEMMAAQEWLKFIYKCRSDRTILAVMRQARPLALINPQVLDADPYLLNTPSATFDLRDTSRHEHSPADMLTKQTALDPSDEGMQIWLDSLAVTFGADKELIGYVQRVCGLAAIGKVLIEALIIAYGDGNNGKSTFWNTIARVLGSYAETISSEVLIAGKKNNAKHEMAETRARRLLIAGENDEGVRLSTSSTKQLASTDKIAAEKKYKDPFSFTPSHTLVLYTNHLPRVGAMDTGIWRRLIVIPFEQTITPKQDIKNYADHLYVKAGGAVLAWIMEGARLIHSENYHLAPPKQVVAASEAYRAANDWFAHFLEDCCQVGQGLSEQSKDLYDAYRSWAIGRGEYVRSTSDFYAAVDKGGYKRRRTARARFVDGLALISEFDL from the coding sequence ATGCATCCCTTCACGCTTTACGCCACTGACATGGCAGGCAAGCAAACCAACAGCCACTACCCTAACCGCCACGAGATCACCAGCGGACCCGACTTAGAAATGGCGGTGTGTTTTGATCATGTCGCAGCCACCTACAAGGGTAATCATCGCTCGAGCGCGAACTTCCTGGTTTCGGATTGCGTGGTGATGGATATCGACAACGACCACACCGAAAACCCGAACGAATGGGTCACGCCCGAATCTTTGTCTGAGGTGATGGCAGGGGTCGAGTTTATGACCGCAACCTCCCGCAACCATATGAGAATCAAGGGCGGCGAGTGCGCTAGACCGCGTTTCCATGTCTACTACCCAATAAGCAAGATCGGTGACGCTAGCGAGTATGCAGGGATGAAGAAACGCCTGGCTGCTCGTTTTGATTTCTTTGACCATAACGCGCTGGACGCGGGTAGGTTCATCTACGGAAACCCCACCGCCGAAGTGCATGTTTTCGAGGGTGGACAGCTACTGGATGAATGGATCGCGGCGGCTGATGAGCAGGACATGTTTGCTGCCTTTGATGCCGCAACGATTGCTATCGGCGAGGGCTCTCGTAATGCCACGCTTTCTCGCTTCGCGGGCAGGGTCTTGATCCGCTACGGCAACACCGCCCAGGCGCGGGAGTTATTTGATCGTAAAGCCACCCTTTGTGACCCGCCATTACCAGATGCAGAGTTGGGCCTGATTTGGGATAGCGCGTGTAAGTTCGCTGCCAAGGTTGCCGCCGAGCCGGGTTATGTGCCGCCGGAGGTTTATGAGCAGCTGACCAGTCTGCGCCCTGATGATTTTACCGATGTTGGTCAGGCGACGATTCTTGCTGGTGAGTATGCTGACAGGATTTGTTATTCGCCTGCTACCGCGTGGATGGCCTACGACAAGGGTGTATGGGAGGAAAACGAACCTAAAGCCCAGCATGTTGTCCAAGAACTCACCTCCCGGCAAATAGAACAAGCCCAAAAAGAACTGGATACAGCCACCCAGCAAGCAAGCCGGCTGGGAGTAACAGCAATGCTGGTAGCGATGAGCAAGGCCAAAGCCCTCTCTGCATTCACCCGGGAGCAATCCCAGGTCTACCAGGAAATGATGGCAGCGCAAGAATGGTTAAAGTTCATATACAAGTGCCGCTCAGATCGCACAATCTTGGCGGTCATGCGCCAAGCACGCCCGTTAGCGTTGATTAACCCGCAGGTGCTCGATGCCGACCCTTATCTGCTCAACACCCCAAGCGCCACCTTTGATTTGCGCGATACCTCCCGGCACGAACACAGCCCCGCTGACATGTTGACTAAACAAACTGCCCTTGACCCATCCGATGAGGGGATGCAGATATGGCTAGACAGCCTCGCCGTCACTTTCGGGGCAGATAAGGAGTTGATTGGGTATGTGCAAAGGGTATGCGGGCTAGCAGCAATCGGCAAAGTCCTCATCGAAGCCCTGATTATCGCCTACGGGGATGGAAACAACGGCAAATCCACGTTCTGGAATACCATCGCCCGCGTGTTGGGCTCTTACGCGGAGACTATCTCCTCTGAGGTGCTGATCGCTGGTAAGAAAAACAACGCCAAACACGAGATGGCAGAAACCAGGGCTAGACGCTTGTTGATTGCCGGCGAAAATGATGAAGGCGTGCGCCTATCAACCTCATCAACCAAACAATTAGCTTCGACTGACAAGATCGCCGCAGAGAAGAAATACAAAGACCCCTTCTCCTTCACCCCTTCCCACACCTTGGTTTTGTACACGAACCATCTACCGCGAGTGGGAGCTATGGATACCGGCATCTGGCGCAGATTGATTGTGATTCCGTTCGAGCAAACCATCACCCCAAAACAGGACATCAAAAATTATGCTGACCATCTATACGTCAAAGCTGGCGGAGCGGTCTTGGCGTGGATTATGGAAGGTGCTCGCTTAATTCACTCTGAGAACTACCACCTGGCTCCACCTAAACAAGTCGTTGCCGCATCGGAGGCGTACCGGGCTGCTAACGACTGGTTCGCTCACTTCCTTGAGGACTGCTGCCAGGTAGGTCAAGGCCTATCAGAGCAGTCCAAGGATCTCTACGACGCGTACCGGTCTTGGGCAATAGGCAGGGGCGAGTATGTGCGCTCCACTAGCGATTTTTATGCTGCCGTCGATAAAGGCGGATATAAGCGGAGACGAACAGCTCGGGCACGATTCGTAGACGGGCTCGCCTTGATCAGCGAATTCGACCTGTAA
- a CDS encoding DUF7768 domain-containing protein, giving the protein MTSPAMSTVEFGISKKNAEGYLDPTSFKALQSVQRTEFGYRPLVYICSPYSGDVESNVVLAREFSAFAVGQRVIPLTPHLLYPQFLNDDDPDERELAMFFNRILLTKCEEIWVYTGRVSRGMRAEIEWGRELELPIHYFNADFQDVTF; this is encoded by the coding sequence ATGACAAGCCCAGCTATGTCGACGGTCGAGTTTGGGATCTCGAAGAAGAACGCTGAGGGCTATCTCGATCCGACTAGTTTCAAAGCACTGCAAAGCGTCCAGCGCACCGAGTTCGGTTACCGGCCACTGGTCTACATCTGCTCACCCTACTCAGGGGACGTGGAGTCCAATGTTGTGCTGGCACGGGAGTTTTCTGCGTTCGCTGTCGGCCAGCGGGTGATTCCGCTGACTCCGCATTTGCTGTATCCGCAGTTCTTGAATGACGACGATCCTGATGAGCGTGAGTTAGCGATGTTTTTCAACCGGATTCTGCTGACCAAGTGTGAGGAGATCTGGGTTTACACCGGCCGCGTTAGCCGCGGGATGCGCGCCGAGATCGAGTGGGGCCGCGAACTTGAACTACCCATCCACTATTTCAACGCTGATTTCCAGGACGTTACCTTTTGA